The Halorubrum salinarum genome segment CCGGTGAGGTCGTCAGCGAGTACGAGAAGTTCTCGCGGTTCAACTCCCCGTACCCGGCCCACGACCGCGGCCGCGCCGTCGACTTATACCCGGGCGACGGCGTCGGGCGCTCCCCGGTCGCCGGGGTCGTGAGCCACGTCCGCACCGTCGGCTGTCCGGACCGCCCGTACGCGGCCGCGGAGGACCACCTGATCGTCGTCGACCTCGACGATGGGTGGTGCGCCCGGGCGGGCGTGCCCCCGGGCACCGTCGCGCGGATCCTCCACGTGATCCCCGAGGTGGAACCCGGCGACCGGGTCGCCGTCGGCGACGCGCTCGGCCCAACGACGCGCTCCGGCTTCTTCGGCCAGTGGGTCGACGACCACGTCCACCTCGGCTTCCGGGCCCCGGACGCGGACCCCCTCCGGGCCAGCGGGTCCCTCCCGGTCGCCGCGGACGTGCCCGTGGAGCCGGTCGCCTGGGACGGGACGGGCGCCGTCGTGGAGCGCGGGCCGACCCACGTCGTCCTCGACGGGCCGCGCCGCTCCGGGGCCGGGCCGGCGTTCGCCGCGCTCGCGAGCGACGGGGGCGTCCCGCTCGACGGCGGGCTGACGCACTACGCGGGCGGCGGGACGTTCGCGCGCGCCCCGAAGCCGGCGGAGGGCGCGAGTACCGGAGCGCTCGGCCCGGGCGACGCCGTGTCGCTGCTCGGGACGCGGGTCGGCACCGCGGCCGACCACGAGGCGCCGGGCGGCGCGCCGCGCGTCGAGTGGGACGCCGTCGACGTCCTCGCGAACGGCGAGCGCGTGACGGGGCTGTCCCTGTTCGCGGCCCGGAGCGACCGGTTCGGCGTCAAGGTGGTCTGTCCGGACCGCGATTTCGCCGTCGGCGAGCCGGTGACGGTCGAGGTCGTCCCGAGCGACGACCCGATCCGCCTCGGCGTCGGGTGAGCGGCGACGGGAATCGCCGGCCGGTTGTCTCGCGTTTCCGGGGGGTACAAGCCGGCCCGGCGTCTGCCGGAAAACATGGACCGCACGGACATCGCCGAGATGGACCCGCTGCCCGACGCGGCGACCGAGTTCGTCGAGCGGAAGCTGGAGGACGAGCACGGCTACCTCTCGTGGCTGAACACGTCGGTCGAGACGATCGAACGCGGCCGCGTCGTCCTCTCGATCCCCTTCGACGACAAGCTCACCAACGCGGACGGGCGGACGATCCACGGCGGCGTGGCGGCGACGCTGATCGACACGGCCGGCGGCGTGGCTCAGCGCACGACGTTCGAGGACCCCCTCGACGGCGGCGTGGCGACGGTGAACCTCAACGCGAACTACCTCCGCCCCGCGAACGGCGACCTCCGCGCGGAGGCCGAGGTGGTGCGCGCGGGCGGCTCGATCGGGGTCAGCGAGATGACGGTCACCACCGCCGGAAACGGGGGCGAGGCGACCGCGGACGACGACGCGAGCGACGGGGACCGGTCGGAGGTCGTCGTCGGTCAGGGCTCGTTCCGGCTGTTCCGCGAGTAGCCGGGGAGGTCGGCCAGGATCGAGTCGAGGGGCGGCTCGGCCTCGTCAGCGGCCGCGTCGTCGTCGGCATCTACGCCGTCGCCGGCGCCAGTCCCGAGCGCCGCCGCCAGCGCCGCGACCGGCTCGCGGTCCGCGCGGTCGGGGGCGGCCCGCACGGCGACCGACTGCTCGCCGAGCGAGACGAAGTCACAGCCGAGCCGCTCCGCCGTCTCGCGGAGGCCCAGGCCGGCGTCCGCGTCGCCGGCGACGACGGCGCGGACCGGGCTCTCGAACGCCTTCGCGGTCCGCTCGTAGCCGTCGATCCGCTCGGCCAGGTCGCGGCGGTCGGCGTCGCGGTCGGCCGCGAGGTCGTCGAGCGTCGCGTCGAGGCTGCGCCGGAGCCCCGAGACGGTCGGCCGGTTGCGGAGGCGGAGGTCGCGGTCGACGAGGTCCGCGAGCCCGGTCACGTCGTCCGGGTTGCCATCGGGGACGACGAGCCCCCACTCGCGAGTCCAGCCGCCGAGGACCGCGGCGTCGACGTCGCGGTCGGTCGGGCCCGCGGTCACGGCCACGTCGGGGACGCCGTCGCGGAGCCGGCGGAGCCCCTCGCGCGAGCCGACGGCGAGGTACCGCGGGTTCGCGAGCCGGTCGAGCAGGCGGTTGAGCGCGGGGTCGTCCTCGCCGACGCCGAGCAGCGTCGGCGCGCGCACGTCCGGCGAGAACAGGTCGACTGAGACCGTCTCGCCGGCGTCGAGGTACTCCGTGTCCGGGTCGACCGCGACGACGCCGTCCGCCTCGACGAGGCTCGTCGTCGCCCCCGACCCCTTGTCGACCGGGTAGACGAGCGGGCGATTGCCGTCGTCGAGGTCGAGCAGGCCGACGGGCATCAGCCGCAGGCGCCCCTCGCCGTACCGCTCTCCGACGCCCATCCGGCCCTCGACGGTCGCGGTCGCGGGCTCGTCCCGCCCGGCCGCCTCGCGGATCGCGGGAGCGACGAACGTCCGGAAGATGGTGAGCGCGGACACCGGGTACCCCGGGAGGCCGATGTACGCCGACTCGCCGGCGTCGGCGGCGTCGCCCGTCTGTCCGTCGCCGTCGGCCCCGTCGCCCGACCGGTCGAGGCGACCGACGAGCATCGGCTTGCCGGGCTTGACGGCGACGCCGTGGAGGAGGAGCTCGC includes the following:
- a CDS encoding PaaI family thioesterase is translated as MDRTDIAEMDPLPDAATEFVERKLEDEHGYLSWLNTSVETIERGRVVLSIPFDDKLTNADGRTIHGGVAATLIDTAGGVAQRTTFEDPLDGGVATVNLNANYLRPANGDLRAEAEVVRAGGSIGVSEMTVTTAGNGGEATADDDASDGDRSEVVVGQGSFRLFRE
- a CDS encoding molybdopterin biosynthesis protein; translated protein: MSDRKEFRDLATPEAAREAIASLDLSPSPETVPLREARGRVLAERVDAAIDVPGFDRASMDGYAVRARDTFGADEADPAELDLVGAVHAGAAPDVTVEPGTCAEISTGAVMPDGADAVVMVERTDEVGGDDATDGDASRIAVRTSVAPGDHVMTAGTDIAAGARALGPGTRLTPREIGLLSALGVDEVPVEGRPRVGIVSTGDELVRPGEELDPERGEIYDVNSTTIAAGVEEAGGEPVLYPHAGDDYAEMERLLRRAADECDLVLSSGSTSASAVDVIYRVIEARGELLLHGVAVKPGKPMLVGRLDRSGDGADGDGQTGDAADAGESAYIGLPGYPVSALTIFRTFVAPAIREAAGRDEPATATVEGRMGVGERYGEGRLRLMPVGLLDLDDGNRPLVYPVDKGSGATTSLVEADGVVAVDPDTEYLDAGETVSVDLFSPDVRAPTLLGVGEDDPALNRLLDRLANPRYLAVGSREGLRRLRDGVPDVAVTAGPTDRDVDAAVLGGWTREWGLVVPDGNPDDVTGLADLVDRDLRLRNRPTVSGLRRSLDATLDDLAADRDADRRDLAERIDGYERTAKAFESPVRAVVAGDADAGLGLRETAERLGCDFVSLGEQSVAVRAAPDRADREPVAALAAALGTGAGDGVDADDDAAADEAEPPLDSILADLPGYSRNSRNEP